The genome window TCGATACTGCTGCGGCCCCCGTTGCACGGCAACAGGTTTTCCACTCCCGGTGGAACGGGTCGGAGAGCATGCGCTGGTCCAGCACCGGCTACGCCGCCGGGGCGTCCGAGATGCCGGTGGGCTCGGTCAGGACCTGTCGCCGGGGAACGAGCGGGCAAGCCGGTTTCCCCGATGGACTACCGGAAAGTCCGGTCCTCAGTGGAGGATCAGGCGGCGGCGCGCTTCTGGGAGAACGTGCGCCGGTAGTCGGTCGGGGTGACGCCGACGACGCGGCGGAAGTGGTGGCGCAGCAGCGCGGCGGTGCCGAAGCCGCAGTCGCGGGCGATCTGCTCGATGCCGTTCTGGGTGTCCTCGAGCAGCCGCCGGGCGTAGAGCACGCGCTGGGTCGCCAGCCAGCGGCTCGGCGTCGTGCCGGTTTCGGCGACGAAGCGCCGGGCGAAGGTCCGCTCGGACATACGCGCCTGCCGCGCGAGGTCGGCCACGGTGTGGTCGTCGGCGAGCCGGTCGCCCATCCAGTCCAGCAGCGGTTGCAGGCTGTCGCCGGGGTGCTCCGGGGTGGGCAGGTCGATGAACTGGCGCTGCCCGCCGTCGCGCTGGGGCGGCACCACCATGCGGCGCGCGATCCGGCCGGTGATCCGGGAGCCGAGCTCGCGGCGCACCAGGTGCAGGCACGCGTCGATGCCCGCCGCGGTGCCCGCGCTGGTCACGATGTTGCCGTCGTCGACGTAGAGCACGTCCGGGTCGAGCAGGGCCGCCGGGAACCGGCGACGGAACGCGTCGGCCTGGTACCAGTGCGTCGTGCAGCGGCGGCCGTCGAGCAGTCCCGCCGCGCCGAGCACGAACGCGCCCGTGCAGACCGAGAGCAGCGTGGCGCCGTCGGCCGCGGCGTCGCGCAGCGCGTCGAGCAGGTGGGGCGGGTAGGTGTCACGCAGCGTGCCCGCGGGCACGGCCACCACGTCGGCGCCCCGCAGGCCGTCGAACCCGTGGTCGGGCACGAGGCTCATGCCGGTCGTGGTGCGCACGGGCTCTCCGGCGTGCTCGCCGCAGATGCGGAAGTCGAACGGCGGCACACCGTCTCCGGTGCGGTCGACGCCGAAGACCTCGCAGATCACGCCCAGCTCGAAGGGGGCGACTCCCTGCATCACGACCGCCGAGACGGATCGCAGCATGTCCCCACGGTAGCTGGCAGGATTTTGCGGCACAACGGCGTGAGCGCCACTGTTGGCGGGATTTGGTGCCTCGCACACTGAGTGCCATGAGCCAGTCGGCCGAGGAAATTTTCAGAAGTGGTTTGCGTAGCGGGGCGGGTGGCGGAACCTCAGAAGCCTTCTCACTCCGGGGTCGCCGGCCTCGTGAATTGTCCACGCCACATCGGCGCTGTCCTCGCCAGAAGGCTTCTGAGAACCCGCGGCGGTGCGACCTGAGTCCCCACCGCAAGCGGCGGACGCCGCTTATGAAACAGAACACAAGCCACCAGCACCTCCGAGGGGTGACCGCCATGAGCACACTCACGCCGACCCCGCTGCGCAGGCGGGGCGCCTTCCGCCGCTTCATCGCCACCCAGAACCGGTTGTGGGACCAGTACCACGCGTCGCTGCGGCCGTGGGAGCAGGAAGCCGAGCTGCACTGGGTCCGCAACGTCATCAGCAGGCGCTGGGAACTGCGCGGAGGCGTGCTGCCGCCTTCGGCGTGACCACCGCCGCGTGCCTCAGCCCGCCGGGTGCCGCGCCCGGCGGGCTGTCGCCGTCGCGACCGGGCGGAGTCGCGCCTGGGCTGTGAGGATGTCGGCAAGCAGACGTGGCTCGCCGAGGAGTCGTGCTCGGTGCGGCGGTCCCGGCCCGGCCGAAGGGCCCGGCCGCCACCGGCTGACCACCGGCAGGGCCGGAGCGGGAGGTCGCGGGATGTCCGAGAACGCCAGCACGCCGCCGAAGCACCCGCTGGAGAGCGTCTACCAGGCCCGCGAGGCACTCGACCAGGCCGCGAGCGGGCTGAGCACGGCATCGCTGCGGCGGCCGGACTGGCCCGCCTACGGCTCCGCGCTGCTGGGCGTGCTGAGCAGCCTCGACTACTTCACCCGCAGCCTGGTGGACCTGTTCGACGGCACCGACCGCGACCGGCTCTACCGCGACGCCCTGCGCGACCACCCGCAGGAGGCGCTGGACCGGGCCGTGGAGCACCTGCGGCACCTGCACCAGGTCCTGAACGCCGCGGCCTCCGACGCCGACAGCTACTGGGCCGAAGCACAGCACATCCAGGACAGCACCCGCCGCGAGGACGACCTGGGATGAGGCGGGGGACAGGGCGCACGGGAGCGGCCGCTGGGCCTGGTCATGGCGCGACGGCGGTGCTGGGTTCCGGTGGCCAGGCGCGATGACCGCGGCTGGGCGCGGTACGCGATCGCACGCGAGGACACCCTGGTCCAGATTCCGGACGAGCTGCTGTTCGAGCAGGCTGCGATCGCCAGACGCGGTCTCGACGTCGGCGGTCCGGGAGGTGACCGGTGAGCGCGCACACCCCGCTCGCCGGCGCCGCCGAGGCGGTCGAACGCCTGCAGAGCAGGGACGGTGACGCGATCCGCCTGGTCCTGGTGCCCTGACGGTCCACACGGGACACCCGAGGCCGTTCGCGCGCCACGCGGCACGCGGGCCGGCCGCCGGAGCCCGGAACCGAACCGTGCTCACGTTGTGCCCCCCCCGCTGGCACCGCCGTTCAATTCCGCCGGGTCGCCGCGGCCCGGCGGCTGAGGGACCATTTCGGCATCCGACCCCCGGTTGAGGGAAGTAGGTGTCCGGCGTGCCCAGCCTGTACGTGGACGGTCGGTGGACAGCCGCTCGCAACGGGCGCGAGCGCGAGGTCATCAACCCGTTCGACGCGAGCGTGCTCACCACCGTCGACGAAGCCGACGAGACCGACGTGGACCGAGCGGTACGGGCCGCCAGGCGGGCCTTCGACGACGGGGACTGGGCCTTCGGCCCCAGCGGTCGGCGCGCCGAGGTGCTGCGCGCCGTCGCCCGGATGCTCCAGCGCGACAAGGAGGAGATCGCCAGGGCCGAAACCCTCGACACCGGCAAGACGATCGCCGAAGCCCGCATCGACGTCGACGACGTCACCGCGGCGTTCTCCTACTACGCCGACATGACCGGCAAGGACGCCGGCCGCAACGTCGACGCCGGTCCCGACGCGGTCAGCCGGGTGGTCTACGAGCCCGTGGGCGTCTGCTCGCTCATCGCGCCCTGGAACTACCCGCTGCTGCAGGCGTCCTGGAAGGTGGCGCCCGCGCTCGCCGCTGGCAACACCTTCGTGCTCAAGCCGAGCGAGATCACCCCGCTCAGCACCATCAGGATGGTCGGGCTGCTGGAGGAGGCCGGTGCCCCGCCGGGCGTGGTCAACCTCGTGCTCGGCGACGGTGCGACCGTGGGCGCGGCGATGGTGTCGCACCCCGAGGTCGACCTGGTCTCCTTCACCGGTGGACTGCTCACCGGGCGCAAGATCATGGCGGGCGCGGCGGAGAGTGTGAAGAAGGTCGCGCTGGAGCTCGGCGGCAAGAACCCCAACGTCGTCTGCGCCGACGCCGACTTCGAAACCGCGGTGGACTACGCCCTGGCGGCGGCCTTCCTGGACTCCGGTCAGGTGTGCTCGGCGGGATCGCGGCTGATCGTCGCCGACGAGCTGCACGACCGCTTCGTCGCCGAGCTCGCCGACCGCGCCGGGCGCATCCGCGTCGGCGACGGCCTGGACCCCGACAGCGAGACCGGGCCGCTGGTGTCGGCCGAGCACCTGGCGAAGGTGGAGAAGTACGTCGAGATCGCCCGCGGCGAGGGCGCGCGGCTCGTCACCGGCGGCCGCAGGCCGGACGACCCGAAGCTCGCCGCGGGGTTCTTCCTGCTGCCCACGGTCTTCGCCGACTGCGACCGCGGCATGCGCGTCGTGCAGGAGGAGGTGTTCGGGCCCGTCGTCACCGTCGAGCGGTTCCGCACCGAGGACGAGGCCGTGGAGCTGGCCAACGACACGCGCTACGGGCTCACCGGGGCGGTGTGGACCAACGACGCGAGCCGGGCGCAGCGGATGGCCAACCGGCTGCGCCACGGCACGATCTGGATCAACGACTTCCACCCCTACCTGCCGCAGGCGGAGTGGGGCGGGTTCGGCCAGTCCGGGGTGGGGCGCGAGCTCGGGCCGTCCGGACTGGACGAGTACCGGGAGGCCAAGCACATCTACCAGAACATCAGACCGGAGCCGATGCGCTGGTTCCGCGGCTGAACGGAGGTCGGCGGTGGCGGTCGAGGCGAGCTACGACTACGTGATCATCGGTGGGGGGACCGCGGGATGCGTGCTCGCCGCGCGGCTCAGCGCCGACCCGGACCGCACGGTCTGCGTCGTCGAGGGCGGTCCGAGCGACGTCGGCGACGAACGCGTGCTGAACCTGCGCAACTGGATCAACCTGCTGGAGTCCGATCTGGACTACGGCTACACCACGGTCGACCAGCCGCGCGGCAACTCCCACATCGTGCACTCCAGGGCCCGCGTGCTGGGCGGCTGCTCCTCGCACAACACGCTGATCAGCTTCAAGCCCTTCCCGCAGGACTGGGAGGACTGGGGACGGGTCGGCTGGAACGCCGAGACGATGGAGCCCTACTGGGAACGGCTGCGCAACAACATCGTCCCGGTCGCCGACAAGGACCGGAACCCCGTCGCCGTCGACTTCGTCACCGCGGCGTCGAGCGCGCTGGGCGTGCCGGTCGTCGAGGACTTCAACGCGCGGCCCTTCCACGACGGGGCGGGTTTCTTCTCGGTCGCCTACGACCCGGAGACCGGTCAGCGCTCGTCGGCGTCGGTGGCCTACCTGCACCCGGTGCTCGACCGCCCGAACCTCGAGCTGATGCTGGAGACCTGGGCCTACCGGCTACTGGTGCGCGGTGGTCGGGCGCAGGGCGTGGAGGTGCGCCACGCCGACGGATCCACCGCGACGGTGATGGCCGACCGCGAGGTGCTGGTCTGCGCGGGTGCCGTCGACTCGCCCCGGCTGCTGATGCTCTCCGGTCTCGGCCCGGCCGACGACCTGCGCAGGCTCGGCATCGAGGTGGTGGCGGACCTGCCGGGGGTCGGCGAGAACCTGCTCGACCACCCGGAGTCGGTGATCGTGTGGGAGACCGACGGCCCGCTGCCGCCGAACTCGGTGATGGACTCCGACGCGGGGCTGTTCGTGCGCCGCGACGTCTCCGACCCGCGGCCGGACCTGATGTTCCACTTCTACCAGGTGCCGTTCACGATCAACACCGAACGCCTGGGCTATCCGGCCGTCGAGAACGGGGTGTGCATGACGCCGAACGTGCCGCGCGCACGCAGCACCGGCCGGCTGTGGCTGCGCAGCGCCGACCCCGACGAGAAGCCCGCGCTCGACTTCGAGTACTTCACCGACCCCGACAGCCACGACGAGCTCACCATCGTCGAGGGCCTGCGGATCGCGCGCGAGGTCGCCGCCACCGAGCCGCTGCGCTCCTGGCTGGTGCGAGAGGTCGCCCCGGGACCGCAGGTGACCGGCGGCGAGGAGCTCTCGGAGTACGGCCGTCGCGCCGCGCACACCGTCTACCACCCGGCGGGCACCTGCGCGATGGGACCGGCACGGGCCCGGGACGCGGTGGTCGACCCGAACCTGAAGGTGCGCGGGATCGAGGGGCTGCGGGTCGTCGACGCGTCGATCTTCCCGCGGATGCCCACGATCAACCCGATGGTCGCCGTGCTGATGGTCGCCGAACGAGCCGTCGACCTGATCACGACCTGACAGCCGGGAGGTACCCAGGATGTCCACTTCGGACTCCCGTGGCGGGGCGGACGACGCAAGGCTGACCGAGCTCGGCTACACCTCCGAGTTCCGGCGCGACATGAGCCTGTGGGCGAACTTCTCGCTGGGCTTCACCTACCTGTCGCCCGTGGTGAGCACCTACACGCTGTTCGGCGTGGCGCTGGCCACCGGTGGCCCGCCGATGATCTGGAGCTTCCTGCTCGCCGGGGCCGGGCAGTTCCTGGTCGCCCTGGTCTACGGCGAGATCGTCGCGCAGTACCCGCTGGCGGGCGGGATCTACCCGTGGTCGCGCCGGTTGTGGGGCAAGCGGTGGGCGTGGATGTCGGGCTGGGTGTACCTGGTCGCGCTGCTGGTGACCATCACCAGCGTCGCCTACGGTGCCGGGCCCTACATCGCGCTGATGTTCGGCTTCACGCCGACGGTGGAGGCGACGGTGCTGTGCACCATCGGCCTGATCGTGGTGGCCACACTGATCAACTACGGGGGCACGCGGGTGCTGTCGATGGCGGCGATCATCGGCTTCTCCGCCGAACTGATCGGTGCGCTGATCGTGGGTTTCTGGCTGCTGTTCACCCATCGCTACCACGGGCTGGGTGTGCTGTTCGACGACTTCGGCACCGCAGGCACCGGCTCGTACCTGCCGGTTTTCCTGGCCGCCGGGATCATCGGCTTCTACCAGTACTACGGGTTCGAGGCATGCGGGGACACCGCGGAGGAGGTGCCCAACCCGGGCAAGAACGTGCCCAAGGCGATGCGCCGCACCATCTACATCGGTGGTGCGGCGGCGTCCTTCGCCTGCCTGACGCTGCTGCTGGCCGTTCCCGACTACCAGGCCGTCATCTCCGGCGCCGACCCCGACCCGCTGATCAACGTGCTCAACAGCGCCTTCGGGACCGTCGGCGCGCGGGTGGTGATGGGCGTGGTGCTGATCTCGTTCCTGTCCTGCACCATCAGCCTGCAGGCCGCCGCGGGCCGGCTGGCCTACTCCTACGCCCGCGACGAGATGATCATCGGCTACCGGCTGCTGCGCAAGTTCTCCCACGCCCGGCACGTCCCGCCCTACGCGCTGCTGCTGGCCGGTGTGATCCCGGCTCTGCTCGCGGTCGGGTCGCTGGTCTCGACCGACGCCCTGACCAAGATCGTCTCGTTCGCGATCCTGGGCATCTACATGGCGTTCCAGATGGTCGTGCTCGCCGCGTTGCGCGCGCGGATGAAGGGGTGGCAGCCGACCGGCGAGTTCCAGCTCGGCCGCTGGGGCATGGTCGTCAACGTCGGGGCACTGGTCTACGGCATCGGCGCGATGGTGAACATCTCGTGGCCGCGCACACCCGAAGCCCCTTGGTACGACAACTACATCGTGCTGCTGTGCGGAGCGGTGGTCGTGGCGGTCGGGCTGGTCTACATGTTCACCACGCACCACTACGGCCGCAGCGACGCGCCCGCGGGCGATGCCATCCCGGCCGCGCGGCGCCCGGAGCCAGGCCGGGAGGGCGGCGCCTGAACTCCGTCCACAGTGGTCTCAGGGCAGCCGCACGTGGATGCGGATGGTGGTGCCCAGCTCGTCGGTGCACACGCGCACCAGGTCGGCGAGGTGGTTGACGAGCAGGAGCCCGCGCCCGCCGAGCTGCTCGGCGTCGGCGGGCAGGCGGCCCGCCAGCGGGTCGGTGATGTGCCCCGAGTCGCGCACCTCGCACACCAGGTCGCCGTCGTGCGCCCACAG of Saccharopolyspora erythraea contains these proteins:
- a CDS encoding GlxA family transcriptional regulator; this translates as MLRSVSAVVMQGVAPFELGVICEVFGVDRTGDGVPPFDFRICGEHAGEPVRTTTGMSLVPDHGFDGLRGADVVAVPAGTLRDTYPPHLLDALRDAAADGATLLSVCTGAFVLGAAGLLDGRRCTTHWYQADAFRRRFPAALLDPDVLYVDDGNIVTSAGTAAGIDACLHLVRRELGSRITGRIARRMVVPPQRDGGQRQFIDLPTPEHPGDSLQPLLDWMGDRLADDHTVADLARQARMSERTFARRFVAETGTTPSRWLATQRVLYARRLLEDTQNGIEQIARDCGFGTAALLRHHFRRVVGVTPTDYRRTFSQKRAAA
- a CDS encoding aldehyde dehydrogenase family protein — encoded protein: MPSLYVDGRWTAARNGREREVINPFDASVLTTVDEADETDVDRAVRAARRAFDDGDWAFGPSGRRAEVLRAVARMLQRDKEEIARAETLDTGKTIAEARIDVDDVTAAFSYYADMTGKDAGRNVDAGPDAVSRVVYEPVGVCSLIAPWNYPLLQASWKVAPALAAGNTFVLKPSEITPLSTIRMVGLLEEAGAPPGVVNLVLGDGATVGAAMVSHPEVDLVSFTGGLLTGRKIMAGAAESVKKVALELGGKNPNVVCADADFETAVDYALAAAFLDSGQVCSAGSRLIVADELHDRFVAELADRAGRIRVGDGLDPDSETGPLVSAEHLAKVEKYVEIARGEGARLVTGGRRPDDPKLAAGFFLLPTVFADCDRGMRVVQEEVFGPVVTVERFRTEDEAVELANDTRYGLTGAVWTNDASRAQRMANRLRHGTIWINDFHPYLPQAEWGGFGQSGVGRELGPSGLDEYREAKHIYQNIRPEPMRWFRG
- a CDS encoding GMC family oxidoreductase, whose amino-acid sequence is MAVEASYDYVIIGGGTAGCVLAARLSADPDRTVCVVEGGPSDVGDERVLNLRNWINLLESDLDYGYTTVDQPRGNSHIVHSRARVLGGCSSHNTLISFKPFPQDWEDWGRVGWNAETMEPYWERLRNNIVPVADKDRNPVAVDFVTAASSALGVPVVEDFNARPFHDGAGFFSVAYDPETGQRSSASVAYLHPVLDRPNLELMLETWAYRLLVRGGRAQGVEVRHADGSTATVMADREVLVCAGAVDSPRLLMLSGLGPADDLRRLGIEVVADLPGVGENLLDHPESVIVWETDGPLPPNSVMDSDAGLFVRRDVSDPRPDLMFHFYQVPFTINTERLGYPAVENGVCMTPNVPRARSTGRLWLRSADPDEKPALDFEYFTDPDSHDELTIVEGLRIAREVAATEPLRSWLVREVAPGPQVTGGEELSEYGRRAAHTVYHPAGTCAMGPARARDAVVDPNLKVRGIEGLRVVDASIFPRMPTINPMVAVLMVAERAVDLITT
- a CDS encoding APC family permease, which codes for MSTSDSRGGADDARLTELGYTSEFRRDMSLWANFSLGFTYLSPVVSTYTLFGVALATGGPPMIWSFLLAGAGQFLVALVYGEIVAQYPLAGGIYPWSRRLWGKRWAWMSGWVYLVALLVTITSVAYGAGPYIALMFGFTPTVEATVLCTIGLIVVATLINYGGTRVLSMAAIIGFSAELIGALIVGFWLLFTHRYHGLGVLFDDFGTAGTGSYLPVFLAAGIIGFYQYYGFEACGDTAEEVPNPGKNVPKAMRRTIYIGGAAASFACLTLLLAVPDYQAVISGADPDPLINVLNSAFGTVGARVVMGVVLISFLSCTISLQAAAGRLAYSYARDEMIIGYRLLRKFSHARHVPPYALLLAGVIPALLAVGSLVSTDALTKIVSFAILGIYMAFQMVVLAALRARMKGWQPTGEFQLGRWGMVVNVGALVYGIGAMVNISWPRTPEAPWYDNYIVLLCGAVVVAVGLVYMFTTHHYGRSDAPAGDAIPAARRPEPGREGGA